The stretch of DNA ACAACGTGCCGTACAAATATGACCTGCGCCGTTTCAACACCATCGGCACCGTCAGCTTCGATCACCCGGACCCGTCGATTTTCACCGTGCTGACCTCGCCCACCAGCGTGCACGGCCTGGCCAACCTCGACTTCGTGATCTTCCCGCCGCGCTGGATGGTGGCCGAGAACACCTTCCGTCCGCCGTGGTTCCACCGCAACCTGATGAACGAATACATGGGCCTGATCCAGGGCGCCTACGATGCCAAGGCCGAAGGTTTCGTGCCCGGCGGCGCTTCGCTGCACAGCTGCATGAGCGCCCACGGCCCGGATGGCGAAAGCTGCACCAAGGCCATCAACGCCGAGCTGCAACCGGCCAAGATCGACAACACCATGGCCTTCATGTTCGAGACCAGCCAGGTGCTGCGTCCTAGCCAGTTCGCCCTGGAATGCCCGCAATTGCAGAACGACTACGATGCTTGCTGGGCCTCGCTGCCCGCCACCTTCAACCCGAATCGGAAATAACCCATGAATCAGCCAACCATCACCCGCAGCTGGGTTGCCTCCGCCAACGACCATGCCGACTTCCCTCTGCAGAACCTGCCGCTGGGGGTGTTCAGCCACAAGGGGTCGGCGCCACGCAGCGGCGTGGCCATCGGCGAGCACATCTTCGACCTGGAAGCGGCGCTCGACGCCGGGCTGTTCGAGGGCCCGGCCAAGGCCGCGGCGCAAGCCACCCGTGGCGGCCAGTTGAATGCCTTTTTCGAACTGGGCCGTCCGGCCCGCGTGGCCCTGCGCGAACGCCTGTTGGAATTGCTCGGCGAAGGCAGCAGCCTGCGCGGCAAGGTCGAGGCCCAGGGCGCGAAACTATTGCCCCTGGCCGCCGATTGCCAGATGCACTTGCCGGCAAGGATCAATGACTACACCGACTTCTATGTCGGCATCGAGCACGCGCAGAACGTCGGCAAGCTGTTCCGCCCGGACAACCCGTTGCTGCCGAACTACAAATACGTGCCGATCGGTTACCACGGCCGCGCTTCCACCATCCGTACTTCCGGTGCCGACGTACGCCGGCCCAAGGGCCAGACCCTGCCCGCCGGCCAGAGCGAGCCGATCTTCGGCCCATGCGCGCGGCTGGACTACGAACTGGAGCTGGGCATCTGGATCGGCCAGGGCAATGAGCTGGGCGAGCCGATCGCCATTGGCGACGCCGCCGAGCACATCGCCGGCTTCTGCCTGCTCAACGACTGGTCGGCGCGGGATATCCAGGCCTGGGAATACCAGCCGCTGGGCCCGTTCCTGTCGAAAAGCTTCATCACCAGCATCTCGCCCTGGGTGGTGACGGCCGAAGCCCTGGAGCCGTTCCGCCGTGCCCAGACGCCACGTCCCGAAGGCGACCCGCAGCCGCTGCCGTACCTGCTGGACAAGCGCGACCAGGCCGCCGGTGGTTTCGATATCGAGCTGGAAGTGCTGCTGCTCACTGACGCGATGCGCGAGCAAGGCCTGCCGGCTCACCGCCTGACCCTGAGCAACACCCAGTACATGTACTGGACCGTGGCGCAGATGGTCGCCCACCACAGCGTCAACGGCTGCCAGTTGCAGGCCGGCGACCTGTTCGGTTCGGGCACCCTGTCGGGCCCGCAAAGCAACCAGTTCGGCAGCCTGCTGGAAATCACCGAAGGCGGTAAGAAACCGATCGAACTGGCGTCCGGCGAAGTGCGTAAATTTCTTGAGGACGGTGATGAAATCATCCTGCGCGGCCGCTGCCGCCGCGAGGGTTTCGCCTCCATCGGTTTCGGCGAATGCCGCGGTAAAGTCCTGCCTGCCCGTTAAGAAGAGGTGCGCGTCATGGAGCTCTATACCTACTACCGTTCGACCGCGTCCTACCGGGTGCGCATCGCGCTGGCGCTCAAGGGCCTGGACTACCAGGCGCTGCCGGTCAACCTGCTGGCGGCCGGCGGCGGTGCGAACCGCCAGCCGCAATACCTGCAGATCAACCCGCAAGGCCGCGTGCCGGCCTTGCGCACCGACGACGGCGAGCTGCTGATCCAGTCGCTGGCCATCGTCGAATACCTGGAAGAACGTTATCCACAGGTGCCGCTGCTCTCCCAGGAGCTGGCGGCCCGCGCCCACGAACGGGCGGTGGCGTTGCTGATCGGCTGCGATATTCATCCGCTGCACAACTCCAGCACGCAGAACCTGCTGCGCCAGTGGGGCTACGATGAGGCGCGGGTGCTGGAGTGGATCGGCCACTGGATCAGCACCGGCCTGGCGGCGGTCGAGCAGTTGATCGGCGAGCAGGGGTATTGCTTCGGCGAGCAACCGGGGCTGGCCGACACCTTCCTGATTCCCCAGCTGTACGCGGCCGAGCGCTTCAAGGTGCCATTGGACGCCTACCCGCGGATTCGCCGGGTCGCCGCCCTGGCCGCCGAACATCCGGCGTTCCAGAAGGCCCATCCGGCCAACCAGCCCGATACGCCCGCCTGACCTGTGTAGCCGGTGCCGCAGGCTGCGATCGACCGGAGCGGTCGCGAAGATCTCAGGATCGCTGAAGGCCTTCGGCCTTATCGCAGCCTGCGGCAGCGGCTACAGGAGACAGGTCTGCGGGAGCAGTTTGCTCCCGCGCCTGAAGATGTACACAAGACCGATCCTTGTCGCTCAAGAGCAATGACGGTCTGCCGGCTCCCATAACCATAAAAAACAGCAGGTACCTTGCGATGCACAATCAGATTGCCAGCTTCCGGGCGGCCCTCGACGCCCGTCCGGTGTCGCGTTATCAGTGGTTGCTTCTTCTGCTCCTGGCCCTGTTGCTGGTCACCGACGGCTACGACGCCCAGGTGCTGGGTTATGTGGTGCCGGCCCTGGCCCAGGATTGGGGCCTGGAAAAGGCCGCGTTCGGTCCGGTGTTCAGCGCCAACCTGCTGGGCCTGACCCTGGGCTCGCTGGCGGTGACGCCGCTGGCGGACCGGTTTGGCGTGCGGCGGATTCTGCTGGCCTGTGTGCTGGTCTACGCCAGCCTCACGGTGATGATGGTGTTCGCCGATTCGCTGAACAGCCTGATGGTCGCGCGTTTTATCTGCGGCATCGGCATGGGCGGGGCGATGCCCAGCGCCATGGCGCTGATGTCGGAATATTCGCCGCCGCGCCTGCGCACCCTGATGGTGACCCTGGCCGCCTGCGGTTTCTCTTTCGGCGGCGCGGCCGGCGGTTTTGTCGCCGCGGGTTTCATCGACCGCTTCGGCTGGCAGGCGGTGTTCCTCGCCGGCGGCGTCACGCCGTTGCTGCTGTTTCCCTTCCTGGCCTGGTTCCTCCCCGAATCGTTGCCGCGCCTGCTGCGCGATCAGCCGCCTTATGCCCGCCTGCGCAGGGTCACCGCGCGCATGTTGCCGGACTGGCAACCACCGGCCGCCTCGGCCGCGCAGAACCAAGCCGAGCAGGGCAGCAAGCTCACGGTGATCGAGCTGTTCCGCCACGGTTATGCGCGCCCGACGCTGCTGATCTGGTCGACCTTTTTCGTCAGCCTGATCCTGCTGTATTTCATGATCAGCTGGTTGCCGTCGCTGCTGCTGGAAAGTGGCCTGGGGTTGAACGAAGCGAACCTGGTGACCTCGATGTTCCTGTTCGCCGGCACCCTGGGGGCGATCTGCATGGCCTGGTTCGCCGACCGCCTGCAACGCAAGGTACGGCTGCTCTCGGTGGTGCTGGCCGGGGCGGCGCTGTGTACCCTGCTGTTGGGCCTGAACCACGACAACCCGCGTTACCTGGTGGCCTTCGTCTTCGCCGCCGGCTTCTGCATCATCGGTGGCCAACTGACCCTCAACGCCTTCGCCAGCAACTTCTACCCGGCCCATGTCCGCGCCACCGGCACCGGCTGGGCCCTGGGCGTCGGCCGCTTCGGCTCGATCCTCGGCCCGCTGTTCGGCAGCCTGCTGCTGGCGATGCACATCCCGGTGCAGCAGATCTTTTTCTTCTGCGCGATTCCGGCGGTGATTGCGGCGCTGCTGATCATCCAGGTGCGCTCGCCCGAAGGCCTGCCAGCGAGCACGCCCGAACCCATGGACTCGCTGGTCGCGAAGCTCGCCCGCGACCAACGTTAACGCTTGCCCCTGTAGGGGCCTTGCTGGCGATAGCGTCCGGCCTGATACACCGCGTCGTCTTCATCGCCGGCAAGTCGGATCGCCGCCTGCTCGCTCCTACAGAAACACTGCCCGTCTCTGTAGGAGCGAAGCTTGCTCGCGATGGCGCCCGGTTTGGCACACCACGTCATGTCCATCGTCGGCAAGAATGGTGGATGTCAGTGCACGATGCTATTGGGCGGCAGGTGCCCCAGGCGTTCGGTCAGGCGCAGGCGCTGGATCGGGTCTTCGCTGAGCAGCAGGGCGTGCTCCAGGTCGAAGCGTTCGGCGTTGGGGCAGTCCAGGTGCTGGTAGAGGCTGGCGCGGGCCAGGTAGTCGGAGGCGCTGCCATTGCCCAGTTCCAGGACCCGCTCGGCATCGATCAGCGCATTGAGGTGGTCGTCGTGGCTCAGGTGCAACTGGCGCAGGTTGCGCGACAGGCGCTGGAGCATTTGCTGTGGGCTGGCTGTGGCCAGGTGCTCGGCGGCCAGCTTGATGTTCGGCCCGTACTGGCGCTCCAGCAGTTCACGGCAGTCGTTGGGGTACAGGCGGCGCCCGCCGCAAGGGTCGAGCAGGTGATCGGCACCGGGCACGCGCAATAGAAAGTGCCCGGGGAAGTTGACCCCGACCATGGGGATCTCCAGGCGCCGCGCCAGCTCCAGGGCGATCAGCCCCAGCGCCAGCGGTTGCCCGCGCCGGGTGTGCAGCACCTTGTCCAGCAGCGCCGCCTGCGGGCGCAGCGGCAAGAACTCGTCCTGCTGGAAGCCCAGGTCGTTCATGCGCCGCAGCAGCGGCTGGCCCAGTTCGCTGACCGGCAGCAGCGGCAAGCCTGCGCTGACCCGCTGTTGCAGTTCCTTGAAGTCTTGCAGCAACTGCTCGGGCGATACCTCTTTGTCGTGCTCGGCGGCGATCCACAGCGCCGCCTCGAAAAGGGCG from Pseudomonas chlororaphis subsp. chlororaphis encodes:
- a CDS encoding MFS transporter, with translation MHNQIASFRAALDARPVSRYQWLLLLLLALLLVTDGYDAQVLGYVVPALAQDWGLEKAAFGPVFSANLLGLTLGSLAVTPLADRFGVRRILLACVLVYASLTVMMVFADSLNSLMVARFICGIGMGGAMPSAMALMSEYSPPRLRTLMVTLAACGFSFGGAAGGFVAAGFIDRFGWQAVFLAGGVTPLLLFPFLAWFLPESLPRLLRDQPPYARLRRVTARMLPDWQPPAASAAQNQAEQGSKLTVIELFRHGYARPTLLIWSTFFVSLILLYFMISWLPSLLLESGLGLNEANLVTSMFLFAGTLGAICMAWFADRLQRKVRLLSVVLAGAALCTLLLGLNHDNPRYLVAFVFAAGFCIIGGQLTLNAFASNFYPAHVRATGTGWALGVGRFGSILGPLFGSLLLAMHIPVQQIFFFCAIPAVIAALLIIQVRSPEGLPASTPEPMDSLVAKLARDQR
- the fahA gene encoding fumarylacetoacetase, with product MNQPTITRSWVASANDHADFPLQNLPLGVFSHKGSAPRSGVAIGEHIFDLEAALDAGLFEGPAKAAAQATRGGQLNAFFELGRPARVALRERLLELLGEGSSLRGKVEAQGAKLLPLAADCQMHLPARINDYTDFYVGIEHAQNVGKLFRPDNPLLPNYKYVPIGYHGRASTIRTSGADVRRPKGQTLPAGQSEPIFGPCARLDYELELGIWIGQGNELGEPIAIGDAAEHIAGFCLLNDWSARDIQAWEYQPLGPFLSKSFITSISPWVVTAEALEPFRRAQTPRPEGDPQPLPYLLDKRDQAAGGFDIELEVLLLTDAMREQGLPAHRLTLSNTQYMYWTVAQMVAHHSVNGCQLQAGDLFGSGTLSGPQSNQFGSLLEITEGGKKPIELASGEVRKFLEDGDEIILRGRCRREGFASIGFGECRGKVLPAR
- a CDS encoding SirB1 family protein, with translation MNPRQAFFACLQQSPPALFEAALWIAAEHDKEVSPEQLLQDFKELQQRVSAGLPLLPVSELGQPLLRRMNDLGFQQDEFLPLRPQAALLDKVLHTRRGQPLALGLIALELARRLEIPMVGVNFPGHFLLRVPGADHLLDPCGGRRLYPNDCRELLERQYGPNIKLAAEHLATASPQQMLQRLSRNLRQLHLSHDDHLNALIDAERVLELGNGSASDYLARASLYQHLDCPNAERFDLEHALLLSEDPIQRLRLTERLGHLPPNSIVH
- the maiA gene encoding maleylacetoacetate isomerase, coding for MELYTYYRSTASYRVRIALALKGLDYQALPVNLLAAGGGANRQPQYLQINPQGRVPALRTDDGELLIQSLAIVEYLEERYPQVPLLSQELAARAHERAVALLIGCDIHPLHNSSTQNLLRQWGYDEARVLEWIGHWISTGLAAVEQLIGEQGYCFGEQPGLADTFLIPQLYAAERFKVPLDAYPRIRRVAALAAEHPAFQKAHPANQPDTPA